Proteins from one Eriocheir sinensis breed Jianghai 21 chromosome 27, ASM2467909v1, whole genome shotgun sequence genomic window:
- the LOC127004015 gene encoding titin-like isoform X42 — translation MNLFVVETILILLGLGPFVDSTGGVAGLPGLPEDNPRCVALVEAAKAEYRKLYAAGLKDSPNLMDLILTNLGIAFNDTLKTIERKVFNNTDETGHETGKKTVVEKTTETDIAPNGTVSKTSETTVDIDEYGKQSGEKSVTERETVIGQTSDNETIAQTVDVEKVMDEAGNEIKEEVVIKKELIVQPPTNTTDANLIVPKVGADDKGKNKTELKLGASEKSDGLEKVERSEEIKEILPGNITNEVLVKEKKEQLSPQESTKVTSVERKNVTKKDDGLEKVERSEEIKEILPGNITNEVLVKEKEEQLSPQESTKVTSVERKNVTEKDDGLQTVERSEEIKEILPGNITNEVLVKEKEEQLSPQESTIVTSVERKNVTEKDDGKDVEKETVIQKEVEKNVCDSDIKEVRNEKHLNETIEDLKHQVDDVKNKIKEEKAKAEETNATRSLSVVKEPSAAPIIQEGEVVEKTVPAVTPAKVAEKIPPTVTEGKVLVVTKEKAVEQAAPPVTEMIVSVPKEQEEVPVVAEEKVIEKIIPSVTEGKVPAVPQQEVVEKVAPSPTEEKVPVVTQERIIEQNAPQERVIEKVAPSPTEEKVPVVTQERVIEQAVPQERAIEQAAPTATEEIVTVSKEKEEVPVVTEEKVPVVTNQTVVEKISPTVTEGNVPVVTKEKVVEQAAPSVTEEIVSVSKEHEVPVVAEEKKVIEKIHPAMTEGKVLAVPQQEVVEKVAPSPTEEKVHVVTQERAIEQNAPQERVIEQAVPQERATEQAAPSPTEEKVPVVTQERAIEQNAPQERVIEQAAPQERVIEKVAPQERVIEQAVPQERATEQAAPSPTEEKVPVVTQERAIEQNAPQERVIEQAAPLERVIEQAVPQERATEQAAPTATEEIVTVSKEKEEIPVVTEEKVPVVTNQTVVEKITPSITEEKVVTQRKVVEKAAPSVKESVVSIPKREEGVVERIAPVVKEAITTE, via the exons ATGAACCTTTTCGTAGTTGAGACGATCCTCATCTTGTTGGGCTTGGGGCCCTTCGTGGACAGTACCGGCGGGGTAGCGGGGCTCCCGGGGCTCCCGGAGGACAACCCGCGATGTGTCGCCCTGGTGGAGGCCGCTAAGGCCGAATACCGAAAATTGTACGCGGCGGGACTGAAAGACTCTCCCAATTTGATGGATCTGATACTGACAAATTTGGGGATTGCTTTTAACGACACCTTGAAGACCATAGAAAGGAAAGTCTTCAATAATACCGATGAAACAGGGCATGAAACCGGAAAAAAGACAGTCGTTGAGAAGACGACAGAGACTGACATAGCACCCAACGGAACTGTATCAAAGACTTCCGAAACCACGGTCGATATAGATGAGTACGGTAAACAAAGTGGTGAGAAATCTGTGACAGAAAGAGAAACCGTGATAGGACAGACTTCAGACAATGAGACCATAGCACAAACGGTGGACGTTGAAAAGGTAATGGACGAAGCGggtaatgaaataaaggaggaagttgtTATTAAGAAGGAATTAATAGTACAACCTCCTACCAATACGACTGATGCAAATCTTATCGTTCCAAAAGTAGGGGCGGACgacaaaggtaaaaacaaaacagaattaaAACTTGGTGCCTCAGAAAAGAGCGATGGACTTGAGAAAGTAGAACGatcagaggaaataaaggagattctgcccggcaatataacgaatgaagtgttagttaaagagaagaaagaacagctttctccacaggaaagcaccaaggtgacatctgtggaaaggaagaatgttacAAAGAAGGATGATGGACTTGAGAAAGTAGAACGatcagaggaaataaaggagattctgcccggcaatataacgaatgaagtgttagttaaagagaaagaagaacagctttctccacaggaaagcaccaaggtgacatctgtggaaaggaagaatgttacagagaaggatgatggacttcagaCAGTAGAACGatcagaggaaataaaggagattctgcccggcaatataacgaatgaagtgttagttaaagagaaagaagaacaactttctccacaggaaagcactattgtgacatctgtggaaaggaagaatgttacagagaaagatgatggaaaagatgtcgagaaagaaactgtaattcaaaaagaagtcgaaaagaatgtgtgtgatagcgacatcaaagaggttcgtaacgaaaaacatcttaatgaaacaattgaagacttgaaacaccaagttgatgacgtgaaaaacaagattaaggaagaaaaagcaaaggctgAAGAAACAAATGCTACGCGTAGCCTAAGCGTCGTAAAAGAACCAAGTGCTGCCCCTATCATTCAAGAAGGTGAAGTCGTTGAAAAGACAGTCCCTGCTGTGACACCGGCGAAGGTTGCTGAAAAGATTCCCCCCACGGTGACGGAAGGAAAAGTTCTCGTTGTGACAAAAGAGAAGGCtgttgagcaggctgcccctCCGGTAACAGAGATGATCGTAAGTGTCCCTAAGGAGcaagaagaagtccctgttgtggCAGAagagaaggttattgaaaagattattccctcggtgacagaaggaaaGGTCCCGGcagtccctcaacaggaggttgttgaaaaagttgccccatcgccgacagaagaaaaagttcctgttgtgacacaagaaaggattattgagcagaatgccccacaagaaagggttattgaaaag GTTGCCCCATcgccgacagaagaaaaagttcctgttgtgacacaagaaagggttattgaacaggctgtcccacaagaaagggctattgaacaggctgcccctacggcgacagaagagattgtcactgtttctaaagagaaagaagaagtccctgttgtaacagaggaaaaggttcccgttgtgacaaatcagacaGTTGTTGAAAAGATTTCCCCCACGGTGACGGAAGGAAACGTCCCAGTTGTGACAAAAgagaaggttgttgagcaggctgccccttcggtgacaGAGGAGATTGTAAGTGTCTCTAAGGAGCATGAAGTCCCTGTTGtggcagaagagaagaaggttattgaaaagattcaCCCTGCGatgacggaaggaaaagtcctggcagtccctcaacaggaggttgttgaaaaagttgccccatcgccgacagaagaaaaagttcatgttgtgacacaagaaagggctattgagcagaatgccccacaagaaagggttattgaacag gctgtcccacaagaaagggctactgAACAGGCTGCGCCATcgccgacagaagaaaaagttcctgttgtgacacaagaaagggctattgagcagaatgccccacaagaaagggttattgaacag gctgctccacaagaaagggttattgaaaaggttgccccacaagaaagggttattgaacaggctgtcccacaagaaagggctactgaacaggctgccccatcgccgacagaagaaaaagttcctgttgtgacacaagaaagggctattgagcagaatgccccacaagaaagggttattgaacaggctgccccactagaaagggttattgaacaggctgtcccacaagaaagggctactgaacaggctgcccctacggcgacagaagagattgtcactgtttctaaagagaaagaagaaatccctgttgtaacagaggaaaaggttcccgttgtgacaaatcagacaGTTGTTGAAAAAATTACTCCTTCcataacagaagaaaaagttgtcaCTCAACGGAAGGTTGTTGAGAAGGCTGCCCCCTCTGTCAAGGAAAGCGTAGTTTCCATtccaaagagggaggaaggagtagttGAAAGAATTGCTCCTGTTGTAAAGGAAGCAATTACAACAGAGTAG
- the LOC127004015 gene encoding titin-like isoform X4, producing MNLFVVETILILLGLGPFVDSTGGVAGLPGLPEDNPRCVALVEAAKAEYRKLYAAGLKDSPNLMDLILTNLGIAFNDTLKTIERKVFNNTDETGHETGKKTVVEKTTETDIAPNGTVSKTSETTVDIDEYGKQSGEKSVTERETVIGQTSDNETIAQTVDVEKVMDEAGNEIKEEVVIKKELIVQPPTNTTDANLIVPKVGADDKGKNKTELKLGASEKSDGLEKVERSEEIKEILPGNITNEVLVKEKKEQLSPQESTKVTSVERKNVTKKDDGLEKVERSEEIKEILPGNITNEVLVKEKEEQLSPQESTKVTSVERKNVTEKDDGLQTVERSEEIKEILPGNITNEVLVKEKEEQLSPQESTIVTSVERKNVTEKDDGKDVEKETVIQKEVEKNVCDSDIKEVRNEKHLNETIEDLKHQVDDVKNKIKEEKAKAEETNATRSLSVVKEPSAAPIIQEGEVVEKTVPAVTPAKVAEKIPPTVTEGKVLVVTKEKAVEQAAPPVTEMIVSVPKEQEEVPVVAEEKVIEKIIPSVTEGKVPAVPQQEVVEKVAPSPTEEKVPVVTQERIIEQNAPQERVIEKVAPSPTEEKVPVVTQERVIEQAVPQERVIEKVAPSPTEEKVPVVTQERVIEQAVPQERVTEQAVPQERVIEQAVPQERVIEQAVPQERVTEQAVPQERAIEQAVPQERATEQAAPSPTEEKVPVVTQERVIEQAVPQERAIEQAVPQERATEQAVPQERAIEQAAPTATEEIVTVSKEKEEVPVVTEEKVPVVTNQTVVEKISPTVTEGNVPVVTKEKVVEQAAPSVTEEIVSVSKEHEVPVVAEEKKVIEKIHPAMTEGKVLAVPQQEVVEKVAPSPTEEKVHVVTQERAIEQNAPQERVIEQAVPQERATEQAAPSPTEEKVPVVTQERAIEQNAPQERVIEQAAPQERVIEKVAPQERVIEQAVPQERATEQAAPSPTEEKVPVVTQERAIEQNAPQERVIEQAAPLERVIEQAVPQERATEQAAPTATEEIVTVSKEKEEIPVVTEEKVPVVTNQTVVEKITPSITEEKVVTQRKVVEKAAPSVKESVVSIPKREEGVVERIAPVVKEAITTE from the exons ATGAACCTTTTCGTAGTTGAGACGATCCTCATCTTGTTGGGCTTGGGGCCCTTCGTGGACAGTACCGGCGGGGTAGCGGGGCTCCCGGGGCTCCCGGAGGACAACCCGCGATGTGTCGCCCTGGTGGAGGCCGCTAAGGCCGAATACCGAAAATTGTACGCGGCGGGACTGAAAGACTCTCCCAATTTGATGGATCTGATACTGACAAATTTGGGGATTGCTTTTAACGACACCTTGAAGACCATAGAAAGGAAAGTCTTCAATAATACCGATGAAACAGGGCATGAAACCGGAAAAAAGACAGTCGTTGAGAAGACGACAGAGACTGACATAGCACCCAACGGAACTGTATCAAAGACTTCCGAAACCACGGTCGATATAGATGAGTACGGTAAACAAAGTGGTGAGAAATCTGTGACAGAAAGAGAAACCGTGATAGGACAGACTTCAGACAATGAGACCATAGCACAAACGGTGGACGTTGAAAAGGTAATGGACGAAGCGggtaatgaaataaaggaggaagttgtTATTAAGAAGGAATTAATAGTACAACCTCCTACCAATACGACTGATGCAAATCTTATCGTTCCAAAAGTAGGGGCGGACgacaaaggtaaaaacaaaacagaattaaAACTTGGTGCCTCAGAAAAGAGCGATGGACTTGAGAAAGTAGAACGatcagaggaaataaaggagattctgcccggcaatataacgaatgaagtgttagttaaagagaagaaagaacagctttctccacaggaaagcaccaaggtgacatctgtggaaaggaagaatgttacAAAGAAGGATGATGGACTTGAGAAAGTAGAACGatcagaggaaataaaggagattctgcccggcaatataacgaatgaagtgttagttaaagagaaagaagaacagctttctccacaggaaagcaccaaggtgacatctgtggaaaggaagaatgttacagagaaggatgatggacttcagaCAGTAGAACGatcagaggaaataaaggagattctgcccggcaatataacgaatgaagtgttagttaaagagaaagaagaacaactttctccacaggaaagcactattgtgacatctgtggaaaggaagaatgttacagagaaagatgatggaaaagatgtcgagaaagaaactgtaattcaaaaagaagtcgaaaagaatgtgtgtgatagcgacatcaaagaggttcgtaacgaaaaacatcttaatgaaacaattgaagacttgaaacaccaagttgatgacgtgaaaaacaagattaaggaagaaaaagcaaaggctgAAGAAACAAATGCTACGCGTAGCCTAAGCGTCGTAAAAGAACCAAGTGCTGCCCCTATCATTCAAGAAGGTGAAGTCGTTGAAAAGACAGTCCCTGCTGTGACACCGGCGAAGGTTGCTGAAAAGATTCCCCCCACGGTGACGGAAGGAAAAGTTCTCGTTGTGACAAAAGAGAAGGCtgttgagcaggctgcccctCCGGTAACAGAGATGATCGTAAGTGTCCCTAAGGAGcaagaagaagtccctgttgtggCAGAagagaaggttattgaaaagattattccctcggtgacagaaggaaaGGTCCCGGcagtccctcaacaggaggttgttgaaaaagttgccccatcgccgacagaagaaaaagttcctgttgtgacacaagaaaggattattgagcagaatgccccacaagaaagggttattgaaaaggTTGCCCCATcgccgacagaagaaaaagttcctgttgtgacacaagaaagggttattgaacaggctgtcccacaagaaagggttattgaaaaggTTGCCCCATCGccaacagaagaaaaagttcctgttgtgacacaagaaagggttattgaacaggctgtcccacaagaaagggttactgaacaG gctgtcccacaagaaagggttattgaacaggctgtcccacaagaaagggttattgaacaggctgtcccacaagaaagggttactgaacaG gctgtcccacaagaaagggctattgaacaggctgtcccacaagaaagggctactgaacaggctgccccatcgccgacagaagaaaaagttcctgttgtgacacaagaaagggttattgaacaggctgtcccacaagaaagggctattgaacaggctgtcccacaagaaagggctactgAACAG gctgtcccacaagaaagggctattgaacaggctgcccctacggcgacagaagagattgtcactgtttctaaagagaaagaagaagtccctgttgtaacagaggaaaaggttcccgttgtgacaaatcagacaGTTGTTGAAAAGATTTCCCCCACGGTGACGGAAGGAAACGTCCCAGTTGTGACAAAAgagaaggttgttgagcaggctgccccttcggtgacaGAGGAGATTGTAAGTGTCTCTAAGGAGCATGAAGTCCCTGTTGtggcagaagagaagaaggttattgaaaagattcaCCCTGCGatgacggaaggaaaagtcctggcagtccctcaacaggaggttgttgaaaaagttgccccatcgccgacagaagaaaaagttcatgttgtgacacaagaaagggctattgagcagaatgccccacaagaaagggttattgaacag gctgtcccacaagaaagggctactgAACAGGCTGCGCCATcgccgacagaagaaaaagttcctgttgtgacacaagaaagggctattgagcagaatgccccacaagaaagggttattgaacag gctgctccacaagaaagggttattgaaaaggttgccccacaagaaagggttattgaacaggctgtcccacaagaaagggctactgaacaggctgccccatcgccgacagaagaaaaagttcctgttgtgacacaagaaagggctattgagcagaatgccccacaagaaagggttattgaacaggctgccccactagaaagggttattgaacaggctgtcccacaagaaagggctactgaacaggctgcccctacggcgacagaagagattgtcactgtttctaaagagaaagaagaaatccctgttgtaacagaggaaaaggttcccgttgtgacaaatcagacaGTTGTTGAAAAAATTACTCCTTCcataacagaagaaaaagttgtcaCTCAACGGAAGGTTGTTGAGAAGGCTGCCCCCTCTGTCAAGGAAAGCGTAGTTTCCATtccaaagagggaggaaggagtagttGAAAGAATTGCTCCTGTTGTAAAGGAAGCAATTACAACAGAGTAG